Within the Oncorhynchus clarkii lewisi isolate Uvic-CL-2024 chromosome 2, UVic_Ocla_1.0, whole genome shotgun sequence genome, the region ACCCCAACACAGGATACCCTGTACCAGCAGGCTACCCCGCCAATCCCCAGGGATACGCACCACCGCCCCAGTATGGAGGAGCTCCTGGGGCCCCTTATGGCCAGCCATACCCCCAGGGAGAGTACCCCCAGTCCACCGTCACAGTCCAGCCTACGGTGTTTGTGACCCGTGGAGCTCTGCCTTACCCTCTGCCAGACTACCTGGGCTACTCCATTTTCACCATGCTGTGCTGCTGCCTGCCACTTGGCATCGCTGCACTTATCTACTCCATCTCGGTGAGTGGGACTTTTATTACTGTTTTAAGAGTATTCAAATGTAATGTAG harbors:
- the LOC139423270 gene encoding uncharacterized protein, with amino-acid sequence MDPNKMPNAPPPGWNPDEKSGMGQPAPPPYQDHPQYPNTGYPVPAGYPANPQGYAPPPQYGGAPGAPYGQPYPQGEYPQSTVTVQPTVFVTRGALPYPLPDYLGYSIFTMLCCCLPLGIAALIYSISTRDANNQGQQQVAERSSRLARILNHSALGIGITVIILYIVYVVILAKNIH